The DNA region CAGGACCGCACAGTGTCAGTTGGGCCGCTTCCTCTGGCTTTTGCAGAAGTGACTTCTAGAGACAGTGGTCCCCTTTCTGCTGCCATCTGCATCAGGGAAGAGCCGGGCGGTGCAGCCCTTGGGGGAAGGGACCACCtcccagttttccagaatctccgTTCTGACAAAGGAATCGGGCCCAGGGTGAGGCTTGTTGTGTCCCTCCCGGGCTCACGGGGCTCAGGGGCGTCTGGACAGCTCCCAGGTGGGCTGGCCCCCCTGCAGCTCAGGGCCCCCCTCACAGTGGGAGGCCCTCCTGGACCCCCCTTCCTCAGGCTCAGCCCTCCCTCACCCCCGAGCTGAGCGGGCCACAGCCCCATGTGCCACGCTGAGCCCGCTGGTGGCTGCCCTGGGCACCTTGGGCCATCTCCTCAGAGGGCAGGACGCCCGCTCTGCGTGCGGGTCTCAGGGCCGGGCGTAGACCTCGGCCAGAGCACCCCTGGGTGGCCCCCTGCCTCACTTCCTCACTTGCAGGGGGCTGACTGAGCAAGGAGGTGCAGGGATGGACGGGGGAGGCCCATTGACCCTCCAGGCCCATGCCCACCAGTCCGTCAGAACGTCAGTTTCGAAAGGTCAATGCGTTTCTTGATTCTTTGTTGCCTCAGCGCCTTACCTTTGTATTATCGAGGTCTTGCTTACAAATTCTCAGTCGATGAACTCCCTGCAGTTTCAGGTAAACACGTCGGCTTCCTGTTATTTCCCGGTGGTTCACCTGTTGTCAGCACAGCCGGCCCGCCCAGTGTTGGGGGGTGGGGCCTGCACCTGCCGACGCCCCACGGGGCTGGAGGCTCCGCCTGACAGGGGCTGTGGGTGGGGTCTGGGCCTGGCTCCAGGCTGGCTGAGGAAGGGTTTAGAGAGCCCGCCTCCCCCAGACCCTCTCTGGCTGACAGGATGGAGCTTACATTAGGGGCACCTCTGGTTcaggaaggaagcagagagatGGGGGGGGGGAGCCAGGATTCTGCCCCATCTGCCAGCACCCCCGAGCCTGTCCACCTCTGTCGTGGGCGGTCTCCCAGGGGTCCCGGTCCCTTTCACAGGAGTAATGTCCATGCACTTTGCATCTCAGGTAATTCTTTCACcaggaaaaattcctagaaaggatTTTATCTGCTCAAAAGTGaagcacaggacttccctggtggccccaaaataaataaatttattaaaaaaaaaaaagtgaagcacattgaagactttaaaataattaattaatttatttagtttattttttgctgtgttgggtctttgttgctgagcgcgggttttctctagttgcggcgagcgggggctactcttccttgtggtgcacgggctgctcattgcggtggcttctcttgtttctaagcacgggctctaggcatgcaggcttcagtagttgtggcacgtgggctcagtagttgtgactcgcgggctctagagcgcaggctcagtagttgtggcgcacgggctcagttgctccgcggcatgtgggatcttcccggaccagggctcgaacccgtgtccccagcattggcagccggattcttaaccactgcaccaccagggaagcccacattgaAGATTTTTGAGGCATGTCACCAAACTCTGCTAGAAAACATCTGTGCCCATGTATGCTCCCAACACAGTGAAGGATCCCACTGCCTCACTCTCTTGCCAACACTAAGAATTAAAGTTCTTTATTTTTGCCAACCTGATAGGCAAGAAAAAGACCACTGTTTGGTTGTTTACGTTCGCATTTCTTTGACCATATAAGTGAAGTTGAGCGTTTTCCAATTTGTAGGAGGTACTTTTACTTCTTCTGTGAATGATCGGCTTTGACACTTATTTCTGTTGATTTGTGGGAGTCCTTTTTATATTAAGCCTCGGCTATTGTATCCCACAGGATGAATACAAGACTTGGCACTTAACAAATGCTCACCAACCATTTGTCAAATAACTTAATTTGTGATTTAATCTGATTTCCCTAAAGCAATTTCAACCCACCCTTTCTCCAGGTCACGTGAAACTCGTGAAACTCGGAGGAACCGTCTCAACAGGACTGTCATATGACCTACACCGCAGCCCTATCGCGAGCCCAGAGCTGGCAGACATGACAGGTGAGAGCCCCACGCCATGCCTCCTTTGACTTGGAACATTTAGGAGGGAGCCCGTGAGAATTTTTCTACCAATGTACTTTGTCTCGTAACAGGGAAAATTACTTCAAAAATTAGCATGCAAAAGTAGACTTCtcgagggactttcctggtggcgcagtggctgagactccacgctcccaatgcaggggacccgggttcgagccctagtcagggagctagatcccacatgctgcaactaagagttcgcatgccgccactaaaaagatcccgcatgccgcaactaagacctgaggcagccaaataaattaaaaaaaaaaaaagtagacttctggaaataaaaactaaCTCAGAAACAATAAAGCCAGAGGCTTTCCACCAAGACATCAGGAAGCACCCACTTCTTAATTCTCTTGAAGGGCTAGAAAAGAACCAAGAACAGGACtgaaggagaagtggaggctcTGGGGTCCACCTGGGCCTCGTATCCTGCCCACTTCTTGTGAGAGACCCCGTGCCGAGCCACAGATGCCCCACAGcgcctccttcccctcctgggGGCTCGTGTGCCCCCAGCCCGGGAGACTCCTTTCCCAAGCAGTCAGGGTCCTCTGAGTGCCCCGTGGTGGGAGGGGCAGGCTCTCACCTGTGTGCCGAGTGCTGGTCACCAGACggcttgggggaggggactgGGCGTGGGCAGGTGAAGACGGGAGGCCACGTGCCAGCCTTGTGGCCCCAGCAGGTGGCATGTGGCTGCACCAGCTATACTGAGTCCAGTCGGcaccctgggggggggggtgggcagtgcTGGTGGGGGTGGCTGGGAGCAGCGAGGGGCCCACAGGCCTCACCTGGGCCTCCACTTGGGTTTTGGGTTCCCTGCACTCTGCCCCCCAGAGTGTGGCAAGACAGGGTCGGTGCTGGGATGGAGCCAGGGCAGTGCTGGGGTCCAGGGCGTTGGGCTGGCGCCTTGGAGGACTCGCATGGCTGGGAGGGACGAGCCGTCCAAGCAGGGCCAGCCTGGGCAGACAGGTGTCACCTTTCTCCCACCTGAGAACCGCCCTCCGCGGCCCGGTGCTCCCCTGCGCACCGTCGGCCCCTCCGCTTGGTGCAGCCCGACTCTCGTGTGGAGAGCTGACAGCCGGGTCTGATGACTCCCAGACGCCCTCCGTCTGCACGTGGAATGAAGCCCACGTCCCGGAGGTTAGGGCCATGGGTGGGGGCCCAGAGAAGGCACCGCCTCGCTCCCATCGGGATGGCCACTGTCAAAACCAAAATACCAAGGGctagcgaggatgtggagaaatgggaacccccGTGCGCTGTCGGTGGGAACGGAAAAGGGAGCAGCTGctggggaaaacagtatggcggctcctcaaaaagctaaaaaagaGAAtcgccatacgatccagcaatccacaAAAAAGAAGTGAACTTGggtcttccctggcagtccagtggttaagaatctgccttccaatgcaggcgactcgggttcgatccctggtcagggaactaaggtcctacacgccacagggcaactaagcccacgcgccacaacaaagagcctgcgtgtggcaactaagacccaacgcagccaaaaataaataaataaataaataaataaataagaagtgaacacaggtgtggaagaggtatttgcacacccatgttcatggcagcactactcacaatagccaagatgtggaagtaGCCcgagtgtccatagacagatgagtGGAAAACCctaatgtggtccatccacacagtgGGCTATTACTCTGTGCTAAAGAGGAAGGGTGCTCTGACACATGGACCCTGAGGATACGAGGCAAGGCGAAAtaggccagtcacagaaggacacacTCTTTACGATCCACTCACaggaagggctgggggaggggtgggcagtgagtgtttaatggggacagagtttcagttttgcaagatgaaaaattctggaaatggatatggtgacggttgcacaacaatgtgaatgtacttaatgccacagaagcggacacttaaaatggttaagttgGTCGCTTTtatcttatgtatattttaccagaattttaaaaatttggaaaaacaaGTGAGTGGCACAAAAGGTGTCGGGAGCACACTGGGGGCCGACAGCTCCATCACCCTGGGGACCTTCACAGCGAGCCTTCAGCTGAAGAACAAGCACTGCTCTCTGCCCGCCTTCACTGTCCTGCCGCTAATTTCTGCATCACGTCGccctgcggggggcggggggtgctgAAAACCATGCACGGGCACTGGGGCTGAGTCCCTCGGGAGGGCCCTCGAAGCCCGAGGGATCCCGGACGGCTGCCCGCGACCCCACGGCCATGTCAGCCTTGGGATGCACTGAGGTTTCCTTGGCTGTTGGATGTGCATGTGGAAAGGTCCAGGGGTCTTCAACCTAAGCACCTAAAGAGCTTCCAGGCCTCAGGGGTCACTGGGCTGCGGAAGCAAGGGCCACGTTCTCCGCTGTCACTGAGGCCACCCCAGGCCTGTCCAGCCTGCTGGCCACTCCCCTGGCCGGATCACGGGGCCATCACCGCCAGAGGCTGCTGCAGCCGAGCGGCAGCGCGAAGCTCCACCTGCGTCCGGGCGCCGCCTGCGGCTCCCGCTGACCTCGAGGGGCTGCTCCGTCCACAGCCTGCTGTCGGAGATGCACAGGGCCTAAACGGGACAGCATCTCCCGAGGCCAGGGCACAGGCTCTGGGAGGTGCGTGTCCCCCCACGGCCACCCAGATGTTCCTGTCGCATGGCAGGTCCCAGGGGCGGGTCAGGAGGGAGAGGGTCCAGGAGGCTCCAGGCACAGGTCAGGCAGTGGGTGCTGGGGTCATCGCCACGAGAGGGACCCAGGAGAGGCAGGCTGGGCGGGAGAGGGAGGGCGCCTGGGACACGCTGGCTTCCTTCCCCACGTCGTGTGGGGTCCCTCAGCCTGGGGAGCCCCCGGTGTGAGTCACCGCAGTGTCCGTGGATCCTTAGACGGGGGGGCAGGGGGCTCATCCCTACAGCAGAGCCCTTTGTCCTGTGACTCATTCCTTGTCCCCTCGGAAACACCTGGTGGGGAGGCAGGTGAGGGGACCACCTCGCAGgtgcctggggcctggggcaccCCTCCGCACTGGCTTCTTTCCCCCTGTTGAGAGGGGTGGTAACTGGCATCCCAGGCGGGGCTTCAGGGGAGGGCAGGTGGGCATCCAGGTCCCGCCTTCCTCCTGGGTCCTCCATGACAAGCAGGCACTGGAGCTTGGAGGAGCCCTCAGTGCCAGTCTGTGGTTCTTCCCAGCCCCCCATCCCAGCAGGGACCCCAAAGCCCTGGTGAGCTTCCACTTCCCACGCTGTGGCCCAGCAGCCCGGCTCTGCACGGTCCCAGTGCGAACCCCGCGAAGCCCAGCTGACACATCTGAAGAGCGTCGTGAAAGCTCGGCTGAGCCCACGGGGGTGGAGGAAAGTCCGGAGCGGGCAGCGGGCCGTGGGCTGTGGGGAGCCCTGGGTTGTGTGATGCTGAGGTCCCTCTGAGCTGGGCTTCATATGATGGCTGACGGTGGCGACTGTCCCGTGTAACTGACGCCTAGAATCAACAGAGGGACGCTGACAGGCCTAAGGTTTCAGGGCTCATTTCATACTTATGGACGGATTCCTTATCGTTTGTTTCTTGAGGGCACAGCAGGTGAGCCCTGGCTCCCACGTGGGGAGGGCGTGGGCTCTGAATTGGGACACCTGCACAGGGACCCCTAAGTTCAGCCCCGCTATGAGGCCTGGATGGAAACCAGCCCTGGAGTAAATCCAAGCACTCCTGCCCTCCGGCCACCCGAGCTGGGGCAGAGGTCCCAGGCGGCCGGCTCCAGCCAGCCCACAACCCCTGGCAGGACAGCCCCTCCCACTCAGGAAACGCCCACGGATAACGCCCCATCAGGCGTGAGCTCACAACCGCCACAAGACGTGCGAGGGAGCCGGCCCGTGGGAGGGTGTGCAGGCACTGTGCCGTGGCGGGGGTCCTGCCTCCAAGACTGCAGGTGCTGGGAGGGTCACGCACAGTGACATCAGTACGTTGGGTGAATGTGAGGAGATCAGAGACGGAAGGAAAAACGTGAGCAGAGAACAAGAGACTCGAAAGGGAGCCAGATGGAGTGTCTAGAAATGAAAGACATGATCCCTGAATTTTAACGCAGTGAATGAGTAAAAAAACCCCGCCAATTAGACTCAGATACAAAGAGCTCACAAACTCAAGTTCAATGTCAGTAGGTTGCCTGGACAGAAGGACGGTCCTgcaggatgggggcgggggggagggtgcAGAGTGAGGTGAGGACAGGGCGAGAGGTCCAGCACGTGCCTGACCAGAGCCCCAGGAAGCAAACAGAGGGGCATCCGGAGAGCTGGGGTGTACAGAGTCTCAGATTCAGGGGTCCGAGGGCACGGCAACTAGACAGCAGGCGGCCGCCGTCGCAGCTTCAGAAGCCAGAAGACGGGCTGCAGCGGGGCCGGAGCTAAATCAGACCTCTGGGGGAACCGTCCTCCAGAATCGGGGTAAAAGTGCATTTCAGATGAACCAAAGCTGGGGCAGGCTCTCGTCCACAGGGCTTGCGAGGGCTGTCTTCAGGGAAAGGAGGGAATGACCTCGgaaatgcagcagatgaaggaaaggGAGCGGGCAGAAGACTGGCCGACATGTGGGCAGCTGTGAACAGGGATGGACAGTGTGAAGTCACAACAACAACCACGGCaggaatagtaataataataacatctgACCTATGGGGTTAAACAGGCAAAGAACCCCCACGGCTCCCATAACTGGGACCAGAATTGCACGTCAGCCAAACGTGGGGCCGTTAGAGCAGCAGTGTCCCAGGGTTTGTGCCCACCAGGAGGTGAAGGTTTTCTCACTTTAGACACTACTAAATATGCACATTAAAACATCCAGGGTACTCTCGAAAAGATTAAAAATGGCTTAATAATCTCCAAACCAATAAAGGGGGAAATAGACTAAAAACTAAACTCAATAAATCCAAAAGATGTattgtttgctagggctgctgtaacaaaggaccacagaccaggtgatttatttttttactttattttttggctgcgttgggtcttcgttgctgtgcacaggctttctctagttgtggtgagcaggggctactcttacttgtggtgcgcgggcttctcattgaggtggcttctcttgttgcagagcacaggctctaggcatgcaggcttcagtagttgtggcacacgggctctggagctgtggctcatgggctctagagtgcaggctcagtagttgtggcgcacgggcttagtagctccgtggcatgtgggatcttcccggaccagggctcgcaggcattggcaggcagattcttaaccactgcgctaccagggaaaccCAAACCAGATGATTTAAATCACAGACATTTCTTCTGTTGTagccctggaggctggaagtctgagatggaGGTGTGGACGGGCTGCATTCttccgaggcctctctcctcggcttgggatggccgtcttctccctgtccTCACATCGGCTTTCGTTCACACGTGTCCCTGGGTTTAAatgtcccccccccctttttttttttaaaaaaagaatccaggtacttgttttttgggttttttaaaaaaattttatttatttatttatggctgtgttgggtcttcgtttctgtgcgagggctttctctagttgtggcaagcgggggccactcttcatcgcggtgtgcgggcctctcactatcgcggcctctcttgttgcggagcacaggctccagacacgcaggctcagtaattgtggctcacgggcccagccgctccgcggcatgtgggatcttcccagaccagggctcgaatccgtgtcccctgcattggcaggcagattctcaaccactgcgccaccagggaagcccctaaatgtcccgtttttataaggacacagtcatactggattaggacccaccctaaagaCTTCATTTTGACTTGATCACCTCTGTAAAGATCCCATCTCCAAATCCAGTCACGttttgaggtcctgggggttaggactccacataTCTTTTTTTTGGCAGTTGGGGacacacaattcaactcataacagaAGGCGAATAGAGAATAAACTCTCTTCAAGCCCACAAGCAACACTTTGGAAAATGACTCGGTTAGTGACCAGGATGCAGGACGCGGTATTGCCGACCTTGAATCCTCGAGGCCATTGGCTGGGGGATGGGTGATTTAGGGTCACATTAGGAAACCATCTGGAAAACTTTAACCCTGGCGCGTCCAGTCCGCAGCTGACAAGAGCCTTCTTGCCCCTTCTTGCGCTATCACATCTGATTCAGGGGGTTCCCAGCGACACCCGCCCTCACGCTGTCTCTGCCCCACAGGAAACGCCACGCCGGTGACCAGCCCTCTGCCAGGGGCCCTGTCGACTGGCGTATCTCTCCAGAACTGCACGGTGCCCTTCAACGACAGCAGGGTGTTCCTGGTGACTGTGTACAGCACCGTGTGCACGCTGGGCCTGCCAGCCAACTGCCTGACGGCCTGGCTGACGCTGCTGCAGGCGCGCCAGGGCCACGTGCTGGCCGTCTACCTCTTCTGCCTGGCGCTGTGCGAGCTGCTCTACATCAGCACCCTGCCGCTCTGGGTCGTCTACATCCAGAACGGGCACCGCTGGCCCCTGGGCCCGCGGGCCTGCAAGGTGACCGCCTACGTTTTTTTCTGCAACCTCTACGTCAGCATCCTCTTCCTGTGCTGCATCTCCTGCGACCGCTTCCTGGCAGTGGTGTACGCGCTGGAGACACGAGGCCGCCGCCACCGGAAGACCGCCATCCTCGTCTCCGTGTCTGTCTTCGTTCTCGTGGGGCTCGTCCACTACCCGGTGTTTCAGATGGAGGAGAAGGAAACCTGCTTCGAGACGCTGCCGATGGACCGCGAGATCGCCGGGTACTACTACACGCGCTTCGCCGTGGGCTTCGCGGTCCCTCTGTCCGTCATCGCCTTCACCAACCAGCGCATCTTCAGGAGCATCAAGCTGAGCACCAGCTTGAGTGCCGCCCAGAAGGCTAAGGTGAAGCGCCTGGCCGTCGCGGTCGTGACCATCTTCCTGTTCTGCTTCGCTCCCTACCACCTGGTGCTCCTGGGCAAAGCCATAGCCTTTTCCTACTACAGAGGAGACACGGGCCCTGTGTGCGCCTTCGAAATCAACCTGTACACGGTCTCCGTGGTGTTCCTGAGCCTGGCCACGGTGAACAGCGTGGCTGACCCCATCATATATGTGCTGGCCACGGAAGTTACACGCCAAGAAGTGTCCAGAATCCACAGGGGGTGGAAAAAGTGGTCCATGAAGACAGACGTCGCCAAGCTCACGTATTCGAAGGATTCAGATGAGGCACGATCGCCCACATAGCTCACAAACGGCTACGCCTTCCCCAAGCCTGTCCGCCCACCAGGGCCACCGCCGGGCGCGTGGGCCTCGCCATGCACCCTGGAGGGCCCGACTGAGGAGCCCTGCCGAACCCAGCATGGGAGTCCAGGGCCGATCGCTCGGCTCCCCACGGAGCCTGCCCGCCAGTGTCCACAGCGCCGGCTGCGGAGCCCCCTCTGGATGACACGCCACAGATTTCTCGTTCTTGGAGCTTCTGCCCCTTGGGGGTCCCAGCCCCCCAGGCTTTTCCACTGGGAGCGGAAGCCCCACAAGGGAGGAGGCAGGACGCCGAGGGTAAGGGCGAGTCTGCCAGCTGCAGGGAGAGCCCGTGGCAGGCAGGAGGGCTTGTTCTGGCTGGCGCTCTCGGCTGTGAGCGCACCGCAGGGTCGCAGGCAGAGGCCATGTGACTGCTTGGTGCTGCTGGCAGCCGGCACAGGCTGTGCGTGCGGTAGGTGCCTGTCAGCCTCCGCGTGATGGCTTTATTTTCCGTGCTTTTCTGCAAGCGTTGCTTGGATGACTGTGACAGTACATGGCGGGGCCTTTGTTCTTCTGCCCCAGATCGTCGGTGCAAACTGTGCCCCTTCCTGTGGTGACTGCTCACGGGGCCTTGGCTGGGGCCTCTCTGTGCCGCAGACCCTGAGGGGAGCCGGGGGGCGGGGT from Eschrichtius robustus isolate mEscRob2 chromosome 1, mEscRob2.pri, whole genome shotgun sequence includes:
- the GPR132 gene encoding probable G-protein coupled receptor 132 yields the protein MTGNATPVTSPLPGALSTGVSLQNCTVPFNDSRVFLVTVYSTVCTLGLPANCLTAWLTLLQARQGHVLAVYLFCLALCELLYISTLPLWVVYIQNGHRWPLGPRACKVTAYVFFCNLYVSILFLCCISCDRFLAVVYALETRGRRHRKTAILVSVSVFVLVGLVHYPVFQMEEKETCFETLPMDREIAGYYYTRFAVGFAVPLSVIAFTNQRIFRSIKLSTSLSAAQKAKVKRLAVAVVTIFLFCFAPYHLVLLGKAIAFSYYRGDTGPVCAFEINLYTVSVVFLSLATVNSVADPIIYVLATEVTRQEVSRIHRGWKKWSMKTDVAKLTYSKDSDEARSPT